A genomic window from Chelonia mydas isolate rCheMyd1 chromosome 16, rCheMyd1.pri.v2, whole genome shotgun sequence includes:
- the TLR4 gene encoding toll-like receptor 4 isoform X1, producing MFGRAALSFPTCFVLSLATLFLSQLMASSLNPCVEEITNVTYRCMELNLSGVPAEIPPSTQNLDLSFNPLESLTSNYFSAVPALRFLDLTRCRIQTIEDYAFEDLHNLLTLILTANPLWHLGPKAFYSLTSLQKLVAVEDNISSLADLPIGHLHTLQELNVAKNNVDSLKLPKYFSNLTFLRFLSLQSNKVSSISTGDLDVLQGEKGLNLTLVLSINDIKYIQLGSFEGIHLHELSLRACFENTSVMKVGIQGLAGLQVNRLVLGEFRNIRRVGDFSNGLLDGLCQVQLQEFVFICFERFYNCTDTLFDCLVNTSIIRMVDIYLNQVSAVPTASRLHQLECKTCKFSEVPALKLSSFKELRVLRITKSKYLTGFLQTFVDLPNLEVLDLSENRLSFIQCCAFYLSGTPKLKHLNLSFNSKISVSGSWNVNELVSLDFQHSKLNGPGSFPVFLSLGKLIYLDISYTNTHVESQCAFCGLESLQVLKMAGNSFKGNNLGDSFMKLTQLLTLDVSSCNLIQVSLSAFSTLGKLQKLNISHNKLLTFDHLAYKPLQALTVLDFSSNQLTVLTEKALESLPSSLVHLDLSCNLFDCSCSHLSFVKWAKEHGELLWSTELMVCNSPEHLKNVSVLNFDLSSCQLSPVLMAIYVGPALAGALFLFLLYKYYFNLYYGLVLLSGCRRYADRDDTYDAFVIHSSKDIEWVRQELVETLEGGVPPFHLCLHYRDFTPGVPVASSIIHEGFLSSRKVIAVISDHFMESKWCSFELEIAQSWQFVEGRAGIILIVLEEVNKALLRRKLGLSRYLQRNTYLEWKDREISRHLFWRQLRTALLAGKTEPGSGGN from the exons ATGTTCGGGAGAGCAGCTCTCTCCTTTCCAACCTGCTTTGTGCTGTCTTTGGCCACACTTTTCCTGTCGCAGTTAATGGCCAGCAGCCTCAACCCCTGTGTGGAG GAGATCACCAACGTAACTTACAGATGCATGGAGTTGAACCTCTCTGGAGTTCCCGCTGAAATCCCACCTTCCACCCAGAACTTGGATCTGAGTTTCAACCCACTGGAGTCACTGACCTCAAATTATTTCTCAGCAGTCCCTGCACTGAGGTTTCTGGACCTCACTAG GTGTCGCATCCAGACAATTGAAGACTATGCTTTTGAGGATCTTCATAACTTGCTCACCTTGATTCTGACTGCAAATCCCCTCTGGCATCTGGGTCCAAAAGCCTTCTATAGTTTGACATCCCTGCAAAAGCTGGTAGCTGTGGAAGACAACATATCCTCGCTAGCTGACCTGCCCATTGGACACTTACATACTCTGCAGGAACTGAATGTGGCCAAGAACAATGTCGACTCTTTGAAGCTCCCCAAATATTTCTCCAACTTGACTTTTCTCCGATTCCTGAGCCTTCAATCGAATAAGGTCTCATCTATCTCCACAGGAGACCTGGATGTTTTGCAAGGAGAGAAGGGGCTCAACCTAACATTAGTGCTTTCTATCAATGATATAAAATACATTCAGCTGGGCTCCTTTGAGGGGATTCATCTTCATGAGCTGTCTCTGAGGGCTTGTTTTGAGAACACCAGTGTTATGAAGGTTGGCATCCAAGGCCTTGCTGGCTTACAGGTCAACAGACTAGTTCTTGGAGAGTTCAGGAACATTCGGAGAGTGGGGGACTTTAGTAATGGGCTCCTGGATGGACTGTGTCAGGTGCAGCTTCAGGAGTTTGTGTTCATTTGCTTCGAGAGGTTTTATAATTGCACAGACACTCTCTTTGACTGCCTGGTCAACACCTCCATTATTCGGATGGTGGATATCTACCTCAACCAGGTGTCAGCGGTCCCTACTGCCTCCAGACTACACCAGCTGGAATGCAAGACCTGCAAGTTTAGTGAGGTGCCTGCCCTGAAGCTGTCCTCCTTCAAAGAGCTGAGAGTGCTTCGGATCACCAAAAGCAAATACCTCACTGGCTTCCTGCAGACATTTGTGGATCTGCCTAACCTGGAGGTCCTGGATCTGAGTGAGAACCGGCTCAGCTTCATTCAATGCTGTGCCTTTTACCTGTCTGGGACCCCAAAGTTGAAGCACTTGAACCTGAGCTTCAACTCCAAAATCAGCGTGTCCGGAAGCTGGAATGTCAATGAGCTGGTGTCTCTGGACTTTCAGCACTCGAAGCTGAATGGTCCTGGCTCCTTTCCTGTCTTCCTCTCCCTTGGGAAACTCATCTACCTTGATATTTCCTACACCAACACTCATGTTGAGTCCCAGTGTGCGTTCTGTGGCTTAGAGTCCCTGCAAGTGCTCAAGATGGCCGGCAACTCCTTTAAGGGCAACAACCTGGGCGACAGCTTCATGAAACTGACCCAGCTGCTCACCCTGGATGTTTCCAGCTGTAATTTGATACAGGTGTCTCTGAGCGCATTTTCTACCCTTGGTAAATTGCAAAAGCTAAACATCAGCCACAACAAGCTGCTGACCTTTGACCACCTGGCCTACAAGCCTCTCCAGGCCCTCACTGTCCTGGACTTTAGCAGCAACCAGCTGACTGTCTTGACAGAAAAGGCTCTGGAGAGCCTGCCGAGCAGCTTGGTCCACCTGGACCTCTCTTGCAACCTGTTTGACTGCTCCTGCAGCCACCTGAGTTTCGTGAAGTGGGCCAAGGAGCACGGGGAGCTGCTGTGGAGCACCGAGCTGATGGTCTGCAACAGCCCCGAGCACCTGAAGAATGTGAGTGTGCTGAACTTTGACCTCTCCTCCTGCCAACTCAGTCCCGTTCTGATGGCCATCTATGTGGGCCCGGCCCTCGCTGGAGCTCTGTTCTTGTTCCTCCTTTACAAATACTACTTCAACCTGTACTACGGGCTGGTACTGCTCAGCGGATGCCGGCGGTATGCGGACAGGGATGACACCTACGACGCCTTTGTCATCCACTCCAGCAAGGACATTGAGTGGGTGAGACAGGAGCTGGTCGAGACCTTGGAGGGGGGAGTGCCCCCCTTCCACCTCTGCCTCCACTACCGGGACTTCACGCCGGGGGTGCCCGTTGCCTCCAGCATCATCCACGAAGGGTTCCTGAGCAGCAGGAAAGTCATCGCGGTCATCTCCGACCACTTCATGGAGAGCAAGTGGTGCAGCTTTGAGCTTGAGATCGCCCAGTCCTGGCAGTTCGTGGAGGGCAGAGCTGGCATCATCCTGATTGTCCTGGAGGAAGTGAACAAGGCGCTGCTGAGGCGCAAGCTGGGGCTGTCCCGCTACCTGCAGAGGAACACCTACCTGGAGTGGAAGGACAGGGAAATAAGCAGGCACCTCTTCTGGAGGCAGCTGAGGACGGCCTTGCTAGCTGGCAAAACAGAACCAGGAAGCGGGGGAAACTAA
- the TLR4 gene encoding toll-like receptor 4 isoform X2, translating into MELNLSGVPAEIPPSTQNLDLSFNPLESLTSNYFSAVPALRFLDLTRCRIQTIEDYAFEDLHNLLTLILTANPLWHLGPKAFYSLTSLQKLVAVEDNISSLADLPIGHLHTLQELNVAKNNVDSLKLPKYFSNLTFLRFLSLQSNKVSSISTGDLDVLQGEKGLNLTLVLSINDIKYIQLGSFEGIHLHELSLRACFENTSVMKVGIQGLAGLQVNRLVLGEFRNIRRVGDFSNGLLDGLCQVQLQEFVFICFERFYNCTDTLFDCLVNTSIIRMVDIYLNQVSAVPTASRLHQLECKTCKFSEVPALKLSSFKELRVLRITKSKYLTGFLQTFVDLPNLEVLDLSENRLSFIQCCAFYLSGTPKLKHLNLSFNSKISVSGSWNVNELVSLDFQHSKLNGPGSFPVFLSLGKLIYLDISYTNTHVESQCAFCGLESLQVLKMAGNSFKGNNLGDSFMKLTQLLTLDVSSCNLIQVSLSAFSTLGKLQKLNISHNKLLTFDHLAYKPLQALTVLDFSSNQLTVLTEKALESLPSSLVHLDLSCNLFDCSCSHLSFVKWAKEHGELLWSTELMVCNSPEHLKNVSVLNFDLSSCQLSPVLMAIYVGPALAGALFLFLLYKYYFNLYYGLVLLSGCRRYADRDDTYDAFVIHSSKDIEWVRQELVETLEGGVPPFHLCLHYRDFTPGVPVASSIIHEGFLSSRKVIAVISDHFMESKWCSFELEIAQSWQFVEGRAGIILIVLEEVNKALLRRKLGLSRYLQRNTYLEWKDREISRHLFWRQLRTALLAGKTEPGSGGN; encoded by the exons ATGGAGTTGAACCTCTCTGGAGTTCCCGCTGAAATCCCACCTTCCACCCAGAACTTGGATCTGAGTTTCAACCCACTGGAGTCACTGACCTCAAATTATTTCTCAGCAGTCCCTGCACTGAGGTTTCTGGACCTCACTAG GTGTCGCATCCAGACAATTGAAGACTATGCTTTTGAGGATCTTCATAACTTGCTCACCTTGATTCTGACTGCAAATCCCCTCTGGCATCTGGGTCCAAAAGCCTTCTATAGTTTGACATCCCTGCAAAAGCTGGTAGCTGTGGAAGACAACATATCCTCGCTAGCTGACCTGCCCATTGGACACTTACATACTCTGCAGGAACTGAATGTGGCCAAGAACAATGTCGACTCTTTGAAGCTCCCCAAATATTTCTCCAACTTGACTTTTCTCCGATTCCTGAGCCTTCAATCGAATAAGGTCTCATCTATCTCCACAGGAGACCTGGATGTTTTGCAAGGAGAGAAGGGGCTCAACCTAACATTAGTGCTTTCTATCAATGATATAAAATACATTCAGCTGGGCTCCTTTGAGGGGATTCATCTTCATGAGCTGTCTCTGAGGGCTTGTTTTGAGAACACCAGTGTTATGAAGGTTGGCATCCAAGGCCTTGCTGGCTTACAGGTCAACAGACTAGTTCTTGGAGAGTTCAGGAACATTCGGAGAGTGGGGGACTTTAGTAATGGGCTCCTGGATGGACTGTGTCAGGTGCAGCTTCAGGAGTTTGTGTTCATTTGCTTCGAGAGGTTTTATAATTGCACAGACACTCTCTTTGACTGCCTGGTCAACACCTCCATTATTCGGATGGTGGATATCTACCTCAACCAGGTGTCAGCGGTCCCTACTGCCTCCAGACTACACCAGCTGGAATGCAAGACCTGCAAGTTTAGTGAGGTGCCTGCCCTGAAGCTGTCCTCCTTCAAAGAGCTGAGAGTGCTTCGGATCACCAAAAGCAAATACCTCACTGGCTTCCTGCAGACATTTGTGGATCTGCCTAACCTGGAGGTCCTGGATCTGAGTGAGAACCGGCTCAGCTTCATTCAATGCTGTGCCTTTTACCTGTCTGGGACCCCAAAGTTGAAGCACTTGAACCTGAGCTTCAACTCCAAAATCAGCGTGTCCGGAAGCTGGAATGTCAATGAGCTGGTGTCTCTGGACTTTCAGCACTCGAAGCTGAATGGTCCTGGCTCCTTTCCTGTCTTCCTCTCCCTTGGGAAACTCATCTACCTTGATATTTCCTACACCAACACTCATGTTGAGTCCCAGTGTGCGTTCTGTGGCTTAGAGTCCCTGCAAGTGCTCAAGATGGCCGGCAACTCCTTTAAGGGCAACAACCTGGGCGACAGCTTCATGAAACTGACCCAGCTGCTCACCCTGGATGTTTCCAGCTGTAATTTGATACAGGTGTCTCTGAGCGCATTTTCTACCCTTGGTAAATTGCAAAAGCTAAACATCAGCCACAACAAGCTGCTGACCTTTGACCACCTGGCCTACAAGCCTCTCCAGGCCCTCACTGTCCTGGACTTTAGCAGCAACCAGCTGACTGTCTTGACAGAAAAGGCTCTGGAGAGCCTGCCGAGCAGCTTGGTCCACCTGGACCTCTCTTGCAACCTGTTTGACTGCTCCTGCAGCCACCTGAGTTTCGTGAAGTGGGCCAAGGAGCACGGGGAGCTGCTGTGGAGCACCGAGCTGATGGTCTGCAACAGCCCCGAGCACCTGAAGAATGTGAGTGTGCTGAACTTTGACCTCTCCTCCTGCCAACTCAGTCCCGTTCTGATGGCCATCTATGTGGGCCCGGCCCTCGCTGGAGCTCTGTTCTTGTTCCTCCTTTACAAATACTACTTCAACCTGTACTACGGGCTGGTACTGCTCAGCGGATGCCGGCGGTATGCGGACAGGGATGACACCTACGACGCCTTTGTCATCCACTCCAGCAAGGACATTGAGTGGGTGAGACAGGAGCTGGTCGAGACCTTGGAGGGGGGAGTGCCCCCCTTCCACCTCTGCCTCCACTACCGGGACTTCACGCCGGGGGTGCCCGTTGCCTCCAGCATCATCCACGAAGGGTTCCTGAGCAGCAGGAAAGTCATCGCGGTCATCTCCGACCACTTCATGGAGAGCAAGTGGTGCAGCTTTGAGCTTGAGATCGCCCAGTCCTGGCAGTTCGTGGAGGGCAGAGCTGGCATCATCCTGATTGTCCTGGAGGAAGTGAACAAGGCGCTGCTGAGGCGCAAGCTGGGGCTGTCCCGCTACCTGCAGAGGAACACCTACCTGGAGTGGAAGGACAGGGAAATAAGCAGGCACCTCTTCTGGAGGCAGCTGAGGACGGCCTTGCTAGCTGGCAAAACAGAACCAGGAAGCGGGGGAAACTAA